Proteins encoded in a region of the Canis lupus familiaris isolate Mischka breed German Shepherd chromosome 1, alternate assembly UU_Cfam_GSD_1.0, whole genome shotgun sequence genome:
- the LOC106559281 gene encoding SIGLEC family-like protein 1, with product MGTQDKAPARLLYSSCSLEKTLQCSCSFHGIPTPSVQWLMEGVPVGVNNTDGSLQVTSTKIGAWNNSTISLTGEPEIVMSLHCEGKNQYGIHTSSIFLLPDKHSGSSVFMKGLAQGIVYGSIVSTLFFFFLVLLTMKMLKWWKDSHISKAKEAPIIQKPELLEEPEIDVESEAKTTGPQLESRALETEGPTMDRQIPKRIKTDAWLADYRLQRPTEQEQQLHWRL from the exons cacCTGCCAGGCTCCTCTATTCCTCTTGTTCCTTGGAGAAGACTCTGCAGTGCAGCTGTTCTTTCCATGGGATCCCCACACCCTCTGTGCAGTGGTTGATGGAAGGTGTCCCTGTGGGTGTGAACAACACAGATGGCAGCCTCCAGGTGACTTCCACCAAAATTGGTGCCTGGAACAACAGCACCATCAGTCTCACTGGGGAGCCAGAAATAGTCATGAGTCTCCATTGTGAGGGGAAAAATCAATATGGAATCCATACTTCAAGTATCTTCCTCCTTCCAG ATAAGCATTCAGGTTCCAGTGTGTTCATGAAAGGATTGGCCCAGGGCATTGTATATGGATCTATTGTCTCCACActgttcttcttctttcttgtccTCCTCAC AATGAAGATGCTTAAATGGTGGAAGGACAGTCACATCTCCAAGGCCAAAGAGGCACCAATCATCCAGAAACCAGAGCTGCTGGAGGAGCCAGAAATAGACGTGGAGTCTGAAGCCAAAACTACTGGGCCTCAGTTGGAA TCTAGGGCTCTTGAAACAGAAGGACCCACCATGGACAGGCAAATTCCCAAACGGATAAAGACCGACGCGTGGCTCGCAGACTATAGGCTTCAAAGACCTacagagcaggagcagcagctccATTGGAGACTCTAA